A genomic region of Nostoc sp. UHCC 0702 contains the following coding sequences:
- a CDS encoding WGxxGxxG-CTERM domain-containing protein, which translates to MTRNFSKAIGAGILGLSMAILPLTLPVKAQVTDSPRTDTAPRTTTQSDRNDFDWGWLGLIGLLGLAGLAGKKRDDEPTRYRDPNAPGATTYRD; encoded by the coding sequence ATGACACGTAATTTTAGCAAAGCGATTGGCGCTGGGATTCTGGGTTTGAGTATGGCAATTTTGCCTTTAACTCTACCTGTAAAAGCCCAGGTTACTGATTCGCCCAGAACTGACACCGCCCCAAGAACAACAACACAAAGCGATCGCAATGATTTTGATTGGGGTTGGCTAGGATTAATTGGTTTGTTAGGTTTGGCTGGCTTAGCAGGTAAAAAGCGTGACGATGAACCTACCCGTTATCGTGACCCCAATGCGCCGGGAGCCACTACCTACAGGGACTAA
- a CDS encoding IctB family putative bicarbonate transporter encodes MNLIWQRFTLSYLPLKEYLTSSYLHRFLVGLLHSWRQGSVLIQWGDIIAAGLLSLVYALAPFASSALVGVLLVACVGFWLLLTLSDEPSPAQGLLFTPIHLLVFLYWGIAGVATALSPVKKAALTDLLTLTLYLLLFVLCARVLRSARLRSWIITLYLHVSLIVSVYGMRQWFFGAPALATWNDPESAFSKTTRVYSYLGNPNLLAGYLLPAVVLSLVAIFVWQSWYKKALALTMLIVNTACLIFTFSRGGWIGLVVAILTVMVLLFYWWNAQMPAFWRTWSLPIILGALIGVLVIAIVFVEPVRLRFFSIFADRGDSSNNFRRNVWDAVFEMIRDRPIIGIGPGHNAFNKIYPLYQRPRYSALSAYSILLEVTVETGFVGLACFLWLIIVTFNTAFLQLRRLRESMNIEGFWLIGAFATLLGMLAHGTVDTIWFRPEVNTLWWLMVALIASYWTPLKQGQSSELNSPDPQPATN; translated from the coding sequence ATGAATTTAATTTGGCAACGATTTACTCTATCCTATTTACCACTCAAAGAGTATCTCACTAGTAGCTACCTGCACCGTTTTTTGGTGGGGCTGTTACACTCTTGGCGACAAGGCAGTGTCTTGATTCAGTGGGGAGATATAATAGCAGCTGGCTTACTAAGCCTAGTGTATGCTCTTGCTCCTTTTGCTTCAAGTGCTTTGGTAGGAGTTTTGCTGGTGGCTTGCGTCGGATTTTGGCTACTATTAACTTTATCCGATGAACCATCACCAGCACAAGGTTTACTATTCACTCCTATTCATCTGCTGGTATTTCTTTACTGGGGAATCGCTGGTGTAGCTACTGCATTGTCACCTGTAAAAAAGGCAGCATTGACCGACTTGCTAACTTTGACTCTCTATTTGCTGCTATTTGTCCTTTGTGCCAGAGTATTGAGGTCAGCCCGCCTCCGCTCTTGGATTATCACGCTCTACCTACATGTATCGCTAATTGTGAGTGTATATGGAATGCGACAGTGGTTTTTTGGAGCGCCTGCACTAGCGACTTGGAATGATCCAGAATCTGCTTTCTCTAAAACAACAAGAGTCTACAGTTATTTGGGTAATCCTAACTTATTGGCTGGATACCTGCTACCAGCTGTAGTTTTGAGCTTGGTGGCAATTTTTGTATGGCAAAGTTGGTATAAGAAAGCCTTAGCATTAACAATGCTAATTGTCAATACTGCGTGCTTGATTTTTACTTTTAGTCGTGGCGGTTGGATTGGGCTAGTAGTGGCAATTTTAACTGTGATGGTATTGCTATTCTATTGGTGGAATGCACAAATGCCTGCTTTTTGGCGCACCTGGTCGCTGCCGATTATCTTGGGAGCATTGATTGGAGTATTAGTTATAGCAATTGTATTTGTGGAGCCAGTGCGCCTGCGCTTTTTCAGCATTTTTGCCGATCGCGGCGATAGCAGTAATAATTTTCGTAGGAATGTATGGGACGCTGTATTTGAGATGATTCGCGATCGCCCAATTATCGGCATTGGCCCTGGTCACAACGCTTTTAATAAAATCTATCCACTCTACCAACGTCCTCGTTATAGTGCTTTGAGTGCCTATTCGATTTTGCTAGAAGTGACTGTAGAAACAGGTTTTGTTGGTTTAGCCTGTTTTCTCTGGCTAATAATTGTGACTTTTAACACCGCATTTCTACAGCTACGCCGATTGCGAGAATCCATGAATATAGAAGGATTTTGGTTAATTGGGGCGTTTGCTACTTTACTTGGTATGCTTGCTCACGGCACGGTAGATACTATCTGGTTTCGTCCTGAAGTCAATACTCTCTGGTGGCTGATGGTCGCTTTGATAGCCAGCTACTGGACGCCTTTGAAGCAAGGTCAATCTTCAGAACTAAATTCACCAGACCCACAGCCTGCGACAAATTAA
- a CDS encoding GAF domain-containing sensor histidine kinase: MVEPENKLFSLKDGWASQETREQQRLKVLSELGLRQSETIPVFEESTQTAARFLEAPISILGFLDQERHWFKSAVGLSRLGLMNQLAQSRQLLRRESFCTQVVEDFQPVVFNDTHKITDPILAASKLVQEYGIRAYLGAPLIDASGHCLGALAVMDLVPRNFTDRDIEFLQIIARWSMSEFERNRLLQNRPETPTFNNTPIFSIKDAHTSNVRVSPAALETDSVSTKQLKLELLEQLTQELRTPLTSVLGMASVLGREIYGPLTTKQREYVEIIQHSGRYLLSLVNEITELGAIDENIAVLNLAPVDIEMLCQQAINTLEESANRREQDIRLSIEPGRSRIWPLDKDKVRQILYHLVFSVIQLSATGSIVRIHVSYKENTLNITIWVSHPWLGDGITEVDPYFRLNPLSLLELTGQATTYNSYSENLDEPSSLPVAIEKSQKLGVSASDGFAVNASLNLAKQYGNLSRESLGLLLSCQLAELHGGQISIQGSPESGHRYILSLPLQVAGSPPESNS, encoded by the coding sequence ATGGTAGAGCCTGAAAACAAATTATTTTCCCTAAAGGATGGTTGGGCTTCCCAAGAGACAAGAGAACAGCAACGCCTCAAAGTATTATCAGAGTTAGGTTTGCGGCAATCAGAAACAATACCAGTCTTTGAAGAATCCACTCAAACTGCTGCCCGCTTTTTGGAAGCACCGATTTCCATATTGGGATTTTTAGATCAGGAACGCCACTGGTTTAAATCAGCAGTAGGTTTATCTCGATTAGGGTTGATGAATCAACTAGCCCAAAGCCGTCAACTGTTACGCCGGGAATCTTTTTGCACCCAAGTCGTAGAAGATTTCCAACCTGTTGTATTTAATGATACCCATAAAATCACAGATCCTATACTTGCTGCTAGCAAGCTGGTACAAGAATATGGCATCCGCGCTTACTTGGGAGCGCCACTGATTGATGCTTCAGGGCATTGCTTGGGTGCATTAGCAGTAATGGATTTAGTACCGCGTAACTTCACAGATCGCGACATTGAGTTTTTACAAATCATAGCTCGTTGGAGCATGAGTGAATTCGAGCGCAACCGACTGCTGCAAAATAGACCAGAAACACCCACTTTTAACAATACTCCTATCTTCTCAATTAAGGATGCTCATACTAGTAACGTTAGAGTTTCCCCAGCTGCTCTAGAAACAGATTCTGTTTCTACTAAGCAATTGAAACTGGAGCTTTTGGAGCAGCTGACTCAGGAGTTACGTACACCCTTAACATCAGTTTTAGGCATGGCTAGTGTCTTAGGACGTGAGATTTATGGGCCTTTGACAACTAAACAGAGAGAATATGTAGAGATCATTCAACATAGTGGTCGGTATTTACTTTCTTTGGTCAACGAAATTACCGAACTAGGAGCAATAGACGAAAACATAGCTGTGTTAAATTTAGCTCCTGTAGATATTGAAATGCTGTGTCAACAAGCTATCAATACCTTAGAAGAATCAGCTAACCGCCGCGAGCAAGATATTCGCCTGTCCATAGAACCAGGACGTAGCCGCATTTGGCCTTTGGATAAAGACAAAGTACGGCAAATTCTGTATCACTTGGTTTTCAGCGTGATTCAACTTTCTGCCACAGGTAGTATTGTTCGTATCCATGTTTCTTACAAAGAAAATACCCTCAACATTACTATTTGGGTTTCTCATCCCTGGTTAGGAGATGGTATTACAGAAGTTGATCCCTATTTTCGCCTTAACCCCTTATCCCTGCTTGAGCTTACAGGACAAGCAACAACCTACAATAGTTATTCAGAAAATCTGGATGAACCAAGTAGCTTACCAGTTGCAATCGAGAAGTCTCAAAAATTGGGCGTTTCTGCCTCGGATGGGTTTGCTGTAAATGCTAGCCTCAATTTAGCTAAGCAGTATGGCAATTTGTCACGGGAAAGCTTGGGTTTGTTGCTTAGCTGTCAACTAGCAGAATTACATGGTGGACAAATTTCAATTCAAGGTTCACCAGAATCAGGACACCGCTATATACTTTCTTTGCCACTACAAGTGGCTGGTTCTCCTCCAGAAAGCAATAGCTGA
- a CDS encoding DegT/DnrJ/EryC1/StrS family aminotransferase — protein MDKTTVRIPFVDLKTQHQPIQTQLHHAIHAILERGDFILGQALADFEAAFAAASGAEYGVGVASGTDAIALGLQACNIGAGDEVILPANTFIATLIGVLRAGAKPILVDCDPKTALIDLSAAAKAITPQTKAIIPVHLYGQMVSPRQLLDFADTYKLLIFEDAAQAHLAERDGYKAGSVGIAAAFSFYPSKNLGAFGDGGMLLTRDPDVAQKMVRLRNYGASQKYFHVESGTNSRLDTLQAAVLLEKLPYLPQWNRDRLTIAQQYDSELAPLASAGIIPVQNQSDSGHVYHLYVIKVDESCVVERQQIQDKLAADGIQTGIHYPIPCHLQPAFTYLGYQQGDFPQAEKLAQQILSLPMYPGLSSSQIKEVVAAIALLTLTSSNAENHTSAAIGSKAA, from the coding sequence ATGGATAAAACGACTGTGAGGATTCCTTTTGTAGACCTGAAAACACAACATCAACCGATTCAAACTCAACTACACCATGCAATTCATGCCATATTGGAACGGGGAGATTTTATTTTAGGGCAAGCGCTTGCAGATTTTGAAGCTGCATTTGCAGCCGCATCTGGTGCAGAATATGGTGTGGGTGTAGCTTCTGGAACTGATGCGATCGCTCTCGGTTTGCAAGCGTGTAACATTGGTGCTGGCGATGAGGTGATTTTACCAGCTAATACCTTTATTGCAACTTTGATTGGGGTCTTACGTGCTGGGGCAAAGCCAATTCTGGTAGATTGCGACCCCAAAACAGCTTTAATTGATTTGTCAGCAGCAGCAAAGGCAATTACACCTCAGACCAAAGCAATTATTCCTGTACATTTATATGGTCAGATGGTATCACCACGGCAGTTGTTAGACTTCGCCGATACCTATAAATTGTTAATTTTTGAAGATGCCGCACAGGCACATCTAGCCGAAAGAGATGGATATAAAGCTGGTTCTGTGGGAATAGCAGCAGCTTTTAGTTTTTATCCTAGCAAGAATTTAGGGGCATTTGGGGATGGGGGGATGCTATTAACGCGAGATCCAGATGTAGCCCAAAAAATGGTGCGCTTGCGGAATTATGGTGCCTCCCAAAAGTATTTTCATGTTGAATCTGGCACAAATAGTCGCTTGGACACATTACAAGCGGCGGTGTTGTTAGAAAAATTACCATATTTGCCACAGTGGAATCGCGATCGCTTGACTATTGCTCAGCAGTACGATAGTGAGTTAGCACCTTTGGCATCTGCTGGCATTATCCCGGTACAAAACCAAAGCGATTCAGGGCATGTTTATCATCTTTATGTAATTAAAGTTGATGAATCTTGTGTTGTAGAACGCCAGCAAATTCAGGACAAATTAGCAGCAGATGGAATTCAAACAGGTATTCACTACCCAATTCCCTGTCATCTTCAGCCAGCATTCACCTACTTAGGCTATCAACAGGGGGACTTTCCCCAAGCGGAAAAGCTAGCACAGCAAATATTATCCTTACCCATGTATCCCGGTTTGAGCAGTAGCCAAATTAAAGAAGTTGTAGCTGCGATCGCGCTTTTAACCTTGACGAGTTCAAATGCAGAAAACCATACCTCTGCTGCCATTGGCAGTAAGGCAGCATAA
- the crtB gene encoding cyanoexosortase B, which produces MVLQKQIKNRNTAQLLNIAILGVLLLLYAPILLHWLDGWLHKTISIEHEYFSHGIIGLPFAAYLSWLNRKKWQRLPDSTNPLGAFLLLVGGIFYLSGVTEWVNLSLPTILAGLCLWFKGIPGFKLQGFSLLLVFLATPTAVPYLIAPYTLPLQNFIAGTAGFILNQFGMEVTVDEMNIYVGGRIVEVAPYCAGLKMLFTTLYVSLMLLYWTGGLDSRRTSIWFLSVAVVISVTANIIRNTLLTFFHGTGQEAAFKWLHDGWGGDLYSACMLLLLVPLLNWINSYFSPVPETQEEGNS; this is translated from the coding sequence ATGGTACTTCAGAAACAGATTAAAAACAGAAATACTGCACAACTACTAAACATAGCGATTCTGGGCGTTTTATTGCTACTTTATGCTCCTATCTTGCTCCACTGGCTAGATGGTTGGCTGCACAAAACTATTAGTATAGAACACGAATATTTTAGTCACGGTATTATCGGTCTACCCTTTGCTGCTTACCTGAGTTGGTTAAACCGCAAAAAGTGGCAACGTCTGCCAGATTCCACCAATCCTTTAGGCGCTTTTTTACTCCTGGTAGGGGGAATTTTTTATCTTAGCGGTGTTACAGAGTGGGTTAACCTTTCCTTGCCTACCATACTGGCAGGATTATGTTTGTGGTTCAAAGGCATACCAGGCTTCAAATTACAAGGATTTTCCTTGCTGCTGGTATTTCTAGCAACTCCAACAGCAGTACCTTACCTGATTGCTCCTTACACCTTGCCTTTGCAAAACTTCATCGCGGGTACAGCAGGCTTCATACTCAATCAGTTTGGTATGGAAGTAACTGTCGATGAGATGAATATATATGTTGGCGGACGGATTGTAGAAGTTGCCCCTTATTGTGCAGGGCTAAAAATGTTGTTTACTACTCTCTACGTCAGCCTAATGCTACTTTATTGGACTGGTGGTTTAGATTCACGCCGCACCAGTATTTGGTTTTTATCTGTTGCCGTCGTCATTAGCGTTACTGCCAATATCATTCGTAACACTCTACTCACCTTCTTTCACGGCACAGGCCAAGAAGCCGCTTTTAAATGGCTGCATGATGGTTGGGGTGGTGATCTCTACTCTGCTTGTATGTTGCTGTTATTAGTGCCGCTACTAAATTGGATTAATAGCTATTTTTCACCAGTCCCGGAAACTCAAGAAGAAGGGAACAGTTAA
- a CDS encoding cyanoexosortase B system-associated protein: protein MISLSKFFKEKQLTHVVALLLLLLLLGIGGVSGYLTGQWKWKQPPPVTSLKELRQIRKTGLTLPGWQTVEQAEQQVGEHKWSLQIVKKADSQTQAILLLLPQNGPMEQPEVEWTEINGWGRSRWSKWDIAQERSAEFTVKQPPKSGSNAQTKVEARFFRASTKQETFAVLQWYALPNGGHTSPIRWFLADQLSQWRQGRTPWVAVSILIPMEPLGQVETSWPLAQSLGETVQVTLMAGPLSNNSPRS, encoded by the coding sequence ATGATTTCCTTATCTAAGTTTTTCAAGGAAAAGCAATTAACTCACGTGGTAGCACTTTTGTTGTTGCTACTGCTGTTAGGGATAGGGGGGGTTTCTGGATACCTGACAGGACAGTGGAAATGGAAACAGCCACCTCCTGTTACCAGCCTCAAGGAATTGCGACAGATTCGTAAAACTGGGTTAACCCTTCCTGGTTGGCAAACTGTTGAACAAGCAGAACAACAAGTTGGGGAACACAAATGGTCGTTACAAATCGTTAAAAAAGCAGATTCACAAACCCAAGCAATATTACTTTTGCTGCCGCAAAACGGGCCAATGGAGCAACCAGAGGTGGAATGGACTGAAATTAACGGTTGGGGAAGGTCTCGTTGGAGTAAATGGGACATAGCTCAAGAACGCTCTGCTGAATTCACTGTCAAACAGCCACCAAAATCAGGATCAAATGCTCAAACCAAAGTAGAAGCCAGATTTTTTCGGGCCTCCACAAAACAGGAAACCTTTGCTGTGTTGCAGTGGTATGCTCTGCCAAACGGTGGACATACATCACCTATACGCTGGTTTTTAGCAGATCAACTCTCACAATGGCGTCAAGGTCGTACTCCTTGGGTAGCCGTGAGTATTCTGATTCCTATGGAACCTTTAGGACAGGTGGAAACCAGTTGGCCTTTAGCCCAATCTCTTGGTGAAACAGTACAAGTGACATTGATGGCAGGCCCTTTATCAAACAATTCACCAAGGAGTTAA
- a CDS encoding polysaccharide biosynthesis/export family protein — protein sequence MFIVSSSHTRVFTALCFVSFQVGVFLTTTAQTVVAQPLPSPTNSPQQPAPLLPNPILERSPTQFPSPPPGIEVVPPSANNESPQFTRYLLGPGDVINVVFQRPPGAYRLGQGDIISVVVQRFPDLSFQASINPEGNITVPLLGTVSLQGLTLQEAQEKIRFLLNRYVVNPIVVLSLTGQRPDLSFQAQINPEGNIVVPQVGTVSIKGLSLEEAQEKIRLSLSKIVVEPLLTVSLVSPRPVQVTITGEVYRPGIYNISPTTPRVADALLTAGGSTMTADLRQVQVRRKLIDGSVISQNLDLYVALQNGDSQPTLRLQDGDAIVVPRREVGTDDAYDRNLVARSSLAIPQIRVRVLNYAAGGIVVQTLPNGSTFVDALGGINLDAANLRDIALVRFDPERGRAITQKLDAKKALSGDLAQNVPLQDNDVIVVGRNLITRITNIFSTVTRPFFDVQSFIRFFDIFGGSN from the coding sequence ATGTTTATAGTTTCTAGTTCTCATACGCGTGTATTCACCGCCCTGTGTTTCGTCAGTTTTCAAGTGGGTGTTTTCTTAACAACTACTGCCCAAACTGTTGTTGCTCAGCCTTTACCATCTCCTACAAATTCGCCACAGCAACCTGCTCCACTTTTGCCAAATCCTATTTTAGAGCGATCGCCAACCCAATTCCCCTCACCCCCACCAGGTATCGAAGTTGTACCTCCAAGTGCAAATAACGAATCTCCCCAATTCACCCGCTACCTTTTAGGGCCGGGAGATGTAATTAATGTTGTCTTTCAACGTCCTCCTGGTGCTTACCGTTTAGGGCAGGGAGATATTATTAGCGTTGTGGTTCAACGCTTTCCAGATTTAAGTTTTCAAGCCTCAATCAATCCAGAAGGTAACATTACTGTTCCACTACTGGGCACAGTGTCCCTACAAGGTTTAACTTTGCAAGAAGCACAAGAAAAAATTCGCTTCTTACTCAATCGTTATGTAGTTAATCCTATAGTAGTATTATCTTTAACAGGGCAACGTCCAGATTTGAGTTTTCAAGCCCAAATTAATCCAGAAGGCAATATTGTCGTGCCGCAAGTGGGAACAGTTTCCATAAAAGGCTTGAGTTTGGAAGAAGCACAAGAAAAAATTCGCTTGAGTTTAAGTAAGATTGTGGTCGAACCGCTGTTAACAGTATCACTAGTATCGCCACGCCCAGTTCAAGTTACCATTACTGGTGAAGTCTATCGCCCAGGAATTTATAACATTTCCCCAACAACACCCCGCGTCGCTGATGCTTTGCTGACAGCTGGTGGTTCTACAATGACCGCAGATTTGCGTCAAGTGCAAGTGCGGCGGAAGTTAATCGATGGTTCTGTGATTTCACAAAATCTTGATTTATATGTGGCATTGCAAAATGGTGACTCCCAGCCTACTTTACGCCTGCAAGACGGCGATGCAATAGTCGTACCACGGCGCGAAGTCGGTACTGATGACGCTTATGACCGCAATCTAGTAGCGCGTTCATCCTTAGCTATACCACAGATTCGAGTCCGGGTTTTAAACTACGCAGCAGGAGGAATTGTGGTTCAAACACTGCCTAATGGTAGTACTTTTGTAGATGCTTTGGGAGGAATCAATTTAGATGCTGCTAATCTCCGAGATATTGCCCTAGTTCGGTTCGATCCGGAACGAGGTAGAGCAATTACCCAGAAACTCGATGCCAAAAAGGCTCTTTCCGGTGATTTGGCTCAAAACGTGCCGCTTCAAGACAATGATGTGATTGTAGTTGGTCGCAACCTGATCACAAGAATTACTAATATCTTTAGCACCGTTACCCGACCTTTCTTTGATGTCCAAAGCTTTATCCGTTTCTTTGACATATTCGGCGGGTCAAATTAG
- a CDS encoding polysaccharide biosynthesis tyrosine autokinase, whose protein sequence is MTPPIVKRYLIAFEKYKWIGLASFGLVLAGSTIVAVQPEPPASYVADGALTYNRPPVSFSATGSEIQQQGQELSEQILLSNGIIEPVATKFNVKPKTIGTSVALKLPEKAKPGETASTVIDLKYKDSDPKRAQEILQELMQAMIKLSADINTGRLKAIIQKINERLPQTKLELQTAEKRLEQYDRIQRPAILAAENGSLLGAVTASQGQQRQIQLTITGIDAQIRSLQSKLGLNVKQAYVSSALSADPILGELRSQIYQNEAQIALVSKDLRPEHPTMIQLQRQKQANEELLRQRAAEVVGGIDSTAPLAGDVTGIRAQSNLDPARQQLANQMVALQTQQDTLKQQLAEQIREEARLRFEYSQIPNKQLERSRLEQEVGLKKAVYDQMQAKLTDAQTAEAETVSSLSVARVPAVIIDAKGPKSVPITLAIGSFLGLVVGGGVIFLLGSLEGTFKTKEDIRDSLKQREVALLGEIPLMPVDDLDKEALPVLFSPDSAYLEFYEKFRSNLRRVGGKNLKVLLITSIGSQEGKTTSAYNLGVACARAGKRTLIIEVDLRSPSRSFSLKVAPDPDATIEPLRYYARLSECVRLVPDVENLYIIPSPGPVRQSAAILESSEMRRLMEDVRERYDVVLLDTHPLSLSNDALLIQPYSDGIVLVARPNYTQENMLGEAIDQLVESELGLLGVIINGADILVAAPQSPVSSSVRESDIRRDAEEVSNSFNNN, encoded by the coding sequence ATGACCCCACCAATTGTTAAGCGCTATCTTATTGCTTTTGAAAAGTACAAGTGGATTGGATTAGCCAGTTTTGGTTTAGTTTTAGCTGGCTCAACGATAGTGGCTGTACAGCCGGAACCACCAGCTAGTTATGTAGCTGACGGCGCACTCACTTACAATCGTCCACCGGTTTCTTTTTCGGCAACAGGTAGCGAAATTCAGCAACAAGGGCAGGAATTAAGCGAGCAAATTTTGCTATCAAACGGGATTATTGAGCCTGTCGCTACAAAGTTTAATGTTAAACCAAAAACCATTGGTACAAGTGTCGCCCTGAAACTGCCGGAAAAAGCCAAGCCGGGAGAAACAGCATCCACAGTAATTGATCTGAAATATAAAGATTCTGACCCGAAGCGTGCCCAAGAGATATTGCAGGAATTGATGCAAGCAATGATCAAGCTAAGTGCTGATATTAATACAGGGCGATTAAAAGCAATTATTCAAAAAATTAATGAACGTTTACCACAGACTAAGTTAGAACTGCAAACAGCAGAGAAGAGGCTAGAACAATACGATCGCATTCAACGACCTGCTATATTGGCAGCTGAAAATGGTAGTCTCTTGGGTGCGGTGACTGCTAGCCAAGGGCAGCAACGACAAATTCAATTAACTATTACCGGAATTGATGCCCAAATTCGCAGTTTACAAAGTAAATTGGGTTTAAATGTCAAGCAAGCTTATGTTTCTTCTGCTTTGAGTGCTGATCCCATTTTGGGGGAATTGCGATCGCAAATCTACCAAAATGAAGCGCAAATCGCCTTAGTCAGTAAAGATTTGCGTCCTGAACACCCAACGATGATTCAGTTGCAGCGTCAGAAACAAGCTAATGAAGAATTATTGCGACAACGTGCTGCTGAGGTGGTGGGCGGTATTGATTCAACGGCCCCTCTAGCTGGAGATGTAACAGGTATTCGCGCTCAAAGCAACTTAGATCCAGCCAGACAGCAGTTAGCAAACCAGATGGTAGCTTTGCAAACTCAGCAAGATACGCTCAAACAACAATTAGCGGAACAAATTCGGGAAGAAGCACGCTTGCGGTTTGAGTATTCTCAGATACCTAATAAACAACTAGAGCGATCGCGCCTAGAACAGGAGGTAGGACTGAAAAAAGCTGTTTATGACCAAATGCAGGCGAAGCTAACCGATGCTCAAACAGCGGAGGCTGAAACCGTTAGTAGCCTCAGCGTTGCCAGAGTTCCTGCTGTGATCATTGATGCCAAAGGGCCTAAGAGTGTGCCTATCACCTTGGCCATTGGTAGTTTCTTAGGATTAGTAGTTGGTGGTGGTGTCATATTTTTATTGGGGTCACTGGAAGGTACTTTCAAAACCAAAGAAGATATCCGCGACAGTCTCAAGCAGCGGGAAGTTGCGCTGCTGGGAGAAATACCTTTGATGCCAGTGGATGATTTAGATAAAGAAGCACTGCCAGTGCTATTTTCCCCGGATTCTGCTTATTTAGAGTTTTATGAAAAATTCCGCAGTAATTTACGCCGCGTTGGTGGTAAGAACTTGAAGGTATTGTTGATTACTAGCATAGGCAGTCAAGAAGGTAAGACAACAAGTGCTTATAACTTGGGTGTAGCTTGCGCCCGTGCTGGCAAAAGAACTTTAATTATCGAAGTAGATTTGCGATCGCCCTCTCGCTCTTTCTCGTTGAAAGTTGCTCCTGACCCCGATGCTACCATCGAACCCCTGCGTTATTACGCCAGGTTAAGTGAATGTGTCCGCTTAGTTCCGGATGTAGAAAATTTATACATTATTCCCAGCCCTGGCCCCGTGCGGCAATCCGCTGCTATTTTAGAATCAAGCGAAATGCGACGGCTAATGGAGGATGTTCGTGAACGTTATGATGTAGTGTTATTAGATACTCATCCACTCAGTCTATCTAACGATGCTTTGTTAATTCAACCCTACAGTGACGGCATAGTTTTAGTAGCGCGACCAAACTATACACAAGAAAATATGTTAGGTGAAGCTATTGATCAATTAGTTGAATCTGAATTAGGGCTGTTAGGAGTGATTATCAATGGTGCTGATATTCTTGTAGCAGCACCTCAATCACCAGTTTCTTCATCTGTGAGAGAATCTGATATTAGACGAGATGCAGAAGAAGTTTCTAATAGTTTCAACAATAATTAA
- a CDS encoding superoxide dismutase, with translation MTINRRHFLLLLGAGAGAFTLDACALAQTPSGNSTPASTTTPNTTGAIKLPPLPYAYNALKPYIDDRTMEFHHDKHHATYVKNLNAALDKHPELKNKTVEELLKNLDSVPQDIRKSVRNNGGGHVNHSMFWKIMKPKGGGDPTGAIASAINENFGNFADFKKQFNEAGAGHFGSGWVWLVRNKDGKLEVTTTANQDTPLSEGKYPIFGNDVWEHAYYLKYQNRRTDYLDAWWNVINWDEINKRFADASNA, from the coding sequence ATGACTATTAATCGACGCCATTTCTTGTTATTACTCGGAGCCGGTGCAGGTGCTTTTACATTAGATGCTTGTGCTTTGGCACAAACTCCCAGCGGAAATTCTACACCTGCCAGCACCACAACACCAAATACAACAGGAGCTATAAAATTACCACCTTTGCCCTACGCCTACAACGCACTCAAGCCATACATTGATGATAGAACTATGGAGTTCCATCACGATAAACACCATGCAACTTATGTAAAAAACCTGAATGCGGCATTAGACAAACATCCAGAACTCAAAAATAAAACTGTTGAAGAATTGTTAAAAAACCTTGATAGTGTACCACAAGATATTCGCAAATCAGTACGAAATAATGGTGGTGGACATGTCAATCACTCCATGTTCTGGAAAATTATGAAGCCGAAAGGTGGTGGAGATCCCACAGGAGCGATCGCATCAGCAATTAATGAAAATTTTGGTAATTTTGCAGATTTTAAAAAACAGTTTAACGAAGCTGGTGCTGGTCATTTTGGTAGTGGTTGGGTTTGGCTCGTCCGCAACAAAGATGGCAAGCTGGAGGTGACGACTACGGCTAACCAAGATACTCCCCTCAGCGAAGGCAAATATCCCATTTTTGGCAATGATGTATGGGAACATGCCTATTATCTCAAATATCAAAACCGCCGTACTGATTACTTGGATGCCTGGTGGAATGTGATTAACTGGGATGAGATTAACAAACGATTTGCAGACGCAAGTAATGCGTAA